The following coding sequences are from one Schizosaccharomyces osmophilus chromosome 1, complete sequence window:
- the sib2 gene encoding ornithine N5 monooxygenase — protein MTFVKGTEETLDLAIIGFGPASLSLMVALHDHSEKPLRNKKVCVLEKSPLFSWHSGMLIPGSNMQISFVKDLATPRDPTSYFSFLNYLHQNGDERFSSFLNLSTLEPSRYEFHDYLCWAAGHFKDYVQYGANVTKLEYDQSLDLYRITYGDHQKIAKNVIVATGGQANIPKPFSSLQSPQVIHSSGFMFDDSQRKLRSAKHGVLVIGSGQSAAEIWNHSHNIIDSKLPLTLAFRNLSLIPSDSSPFVNSLYFDSHNSHWWYNLPEQTRIQGLRNGHTTNYGVVKEELLEDMYREQYMQKLKYGKACHNFLNATYVDSVEQKQDHILVTLASKLDGIEKKITQKFDVIYLATGYNHASYETILSPIFPHSHDIRIAENYLVENTPSKNSRLFVIGISTYQHGIGETLLSWTAIRAGELASQIFGPSKPTARPFSP, from the coding sequence aTGACATTCGTAAAGGGAACAGAAGAAACTTTGGATTTGGCAATCATCGGATTTGGACCGGCATCGCTTTCTCTGATGGTGGCTCTCCATGACCATTCCGAAAAACCTTTGCGTAACAAAAAGGTTtgtgttttggaaaagtcgCCCTTGTTTTCTTGGCATTCAGGCATGCTGATTCCAGGATCGAATATGCAAATTTCATTTGTAAAGGATTTGGCTACACCACGTGATCCAACTTCttacttttcatttttgaattatCTGCATCAGAATGGCGATGAAAGATTTTCCAGCTTCTTAAACTTATCGACCTTGGAACCCTCTCGCTATGAATTCCATGATTACCTTTGCTGGGCAGCTGGCCATTTCAAGGACTATGTGCAGTACGGTGCAAACGTAACCAAATTAGAGTACGATCAGTCTTTAGATTTGTATCGTATCACTTATGGCGATCACCAAAAAATCGCCAAAAATGTCATTGTAGCTACGGGCGGTCAAGCAAATATTCCCAAGCCTTTTTCCTCGTTACAAAGTCCCCAAGTTATCCATTCAAGCGGCTTTATGTTTGACGACAGCCAGCGCAAGCTTCGTTCGGCTAAGCATGGGGTACTTGTCATCGGTTCTGGTCAATCCGCTGCGGAAATTTGGAATCACAGCCATAACATCATTGATTCCAAGCTTCCTCTTACCTTGGCTTTCCGCAATTTGTCTCTTATCCCCAGTGATTCCAGTCCCTTTGTCAACTCGTTATATTTTGATAGCCATAATTCTCACTGGTGGTACAATCTCCCTGAACAAACCCGTATACAGGGCTTGAGAAACGGCCATACCACAAATTACGGAGTCgtcaaagaagaattgctTGAGGACATGTATCGTGAACAATACATGCAAAAACTCAAATACGGCAAGGCCTGCCACAACTTCTTGAATGCCACCTATGTGGATTCCGTggaacaaaaacaagatcACATACTCGTTACCCTGGCCTCCAAACTGGATggtattgaaaaaaagatcaCTCAAAAATTCGATGTCATTTATTTAGCCACTGGTTACAACCATGCATCTTACGAAACCATCCTTTCTCCCATCTTTCCCCATTCCCACGATATTCGTATCGCTGAAAACTACCTCGTTGAAAACACTCCTTCCAAAAACAGCCGTCTTTTTGTTATTGGCATCTCAACGTATCAGCACGGTATTGGTGAAACCTTGCTTAGTTGGACTGCCATTCGTGCTGGTGAATTGGCTTCTCAAATATTTGGACCAAGCAAGCCTACTGCTCGCCCTTTTTCTCcttaa
- the ies4 gene encoding Ino80 complex subunit Ies4, with translation MSETLVLHLRLPSERFRDTLDSLKEKDSSRTSSPTQASKTQDKLAQLKKPRAPYGMGPRAIRRREKAEKERQGTTIEETNGPSHPSSGSVTPTQAASRSAPKANANLINAGLRALDRSGKPCRKWEKKPISIRSVSATVWKLPTWLGTSDVNGFETPSSSPRSMTQDSHQEQNESIPANPESSSTEVASPTESMVS, from the coding sequence ATGTCAGAAACACTGGTTTTACATCTCAGACTTCCTTCTGAGCGATTTCGAGACACCTTAGATTCtctgaaagaaaaagatagcTCCCGCACTTCTTCGCCGACCCAAGCATCGAAAACACAAGACAAACTTGCACAGCTGAAAAAGCCCAGGGCTCCTTATGGAATGGGTCCTAGAGCCATTAGGCGAAGAGAAAAGGCCGAAAAGGAACGTCAAGGCACAACCATTGAAGAAACGAATGGTCCTTCCCATCCCTCTTCTGGAAGCGTGACTCCTACGCAAGCTGCTTCTCGTTCTGCTCCCAAGGCAAATGCTAATTTGATAAATGCGGGTTTGCGAGCCCTCGACAGATCTGGCAAACCTTGTCGAAAATGGGAAAAGAAACCTATTTCTATTCGAAGTGTCTCCGCTACTGTCTGGAAACTTCCAACTTGGTTAGGGACTTCAGATGTAAACGGTTTTGAAACTCCCTCTTCTTCTCCTAGATCGATGACTCAAGATAGTCATCAAGAGCAAAATGAATCAATCCCTGCCAATCCGGAATCTAGCTCTACCGAAGTTGCCTCCCCTACCGAATCAATGGTCAGTTAA